The Planococcus donghaensis genome contains a region encoding:
- a CDS encoding DMT family transporter, with product MLRNVNVYYLAYLSLGVIWGTNFLFMKWAAEWITPLQIVFLRVVAGFVPVFLYALYKSQFNVAHLKNIHHFFIMSFLATTIYYYCFAQGTALLESGIAGALSGAIPIFSAIATFVLLKEEKITGKAVAGIGIGLIGVIIIARPWESGAAGLDINGVFYMLMGSLSIGVSFVYARKYITPMNIPPAALTSYQMLIAIIAIGFFGDLQGIGNIQSDGVALLGVLVGLGLLGTGLAYILYYVIVKYLGAIIASTATYIPPVVSLLIGAFLANELILVSDWGAMLLILSGVFMMNKK from the coding sequence GTGCTCCGGAATGTGAATGTCTATTATTTGGCCTATCTTTCCCTTGGTGTGATATGGGGAACCAATTTTCTGTTTATGAAATGGGCAGCTGAGTGGATTACGCCGTTACAAATTGTATTTTTAAGAGTAGTAGCCGGTTTTGTTCCGGTGTTTCTCTATGCGCTATACAAAAGTCAATTTAACGTTGCACATCTAAAAAATATCCACCACTTTTTCATTATGTCCTTTCTCGCAACCACCATTTACTATTACTGTTTTGCACAAGGCACCGCTTTGTTGGAGTCGGGCATTGCAGGAGCTTTAAGCGGGGCTATTCCAATTTTTTCGGCCATCGCAACATTCGTACTGTTAAAAGAAGAAAAAATTACGGGAAAAGCAGTAGCTGGCATTGGAATCGGCTTGATTGGCGTGATTATTATTGCCAGACCGTGGGAGAGTGGGGCTGCAGGTCTTGATATCAACGGTGTTTTCTACATGCTGATGGGTTCTCTCAGCATTGGTGTTTCTTTTGTTTATGCAAGGAAATATATAACACCTATGAACATTCCACCCGCAGCACTGACAAGTTATCAAATGCTGATTGCAATAATCGCCATTGGCTTCTTTGGCGATTTACAAGGAATCGGTAATATCCAGTCGGACGGTGTCGCCTTGCTTGGTGTTTTAGTTGGGCTTGGATTGCTCGGAACTGGATTAGCCTACATTCTGTATTATGTAATCGTAAAGTATTTAGGAGCAATAATTGCTTCTACTGCAACGTATATCCCACCTGTGGTTTCTTTATTGATTGGGGCTTTTCTAGCAAATGAACTGATTTTAGTTAGTGATTGGGGCGCGATGCTCCTCATTTTAAGTGGCGTTTTCATGATGAATAAAAAGTGA
- a CDS encoding flavodoxin family protein encodes MSIAVIYGSTRPNGNTETLTKLAIENIEVDSIYLNDFTINSIEDRRHEEEGFPIVEDDYDAILSRMMQHETFIFATPIYWYSMSGQMKNFVDRWSQTMKDARFKDFKERMSHKKAYVIAVGGDSPTIKGLPLIQQFTYIFDFFGLSFEGYIIGEANKPGDIYNDQQAINAAVQLRKKLISL; translated from the coding sequence TTGAGCATTGCTGTTATTTATGGAAGCACCCGGCCAAATGGGAACACCGAAACGTTGACCAAACTAGCAATTGAAAACATAGAAGTGGATTCCATCTACTTGAATGATTTCACTATCAATTCAATCGAAGACAGGCGCCATGAGGAAGAAGGATTTCCCATTGTAGAAGATGACTATGACGCAATTCTGTCCCGCATGATGCAGCACGAGACATTCATCTTTGCAACACCCATCTACTGGTACAGCATGTCAGGGCAAATGAAAAATTTTGTAGACAGATGGTCTCAAACAATGAAAGATGCCCGTTTTAAGGACTTCAAGGAAAGGATGTCCCATAAGAAGGCCTATGTCATTGCGGTAGGTGGCGATTCTCCTACTATCAAAGGCTTGCCCTTGATCCAACAGTTCACCTATATTTTCGACTTTTTTGGGCTGTCTTTTGAAGGGTACATTATTGGAGAAGCTAACAAACCAGGAGATATCTACAATGATCAACAAGCGATAAACGCTGCAGTACAACTTAGAAAGAAATTAATCTCGCTCTAA
- a CDS encoding SDR family NAD(P)-dependent oxidoreductase, which translates to MADLQFGKNGWTPARIGSLKGKTYVITGATSGTGFEATKILASKGAKVVTLNRNPKKSEECMGKIKEELGVDVDVSYVTMDLGNQASVKAAAAEVLKKVDRIDALLCNGAIAQVPEQKFTVDGFESQLGVNYYGHWTLQALLFDLIDKSNGRIVTVGSMGYDMGIKTIKFDDMNWDKGYQGNNVYSQSKLAQIMSIYELQDRLKKAGNTNVKAYACHPGSSSTSLITTSGSLGMRIVFGLMKLSPMVQSAEKGAYPELMCATESNLDESGFYGPTGRANWVGPVGNCGIKAHALDKKVSKRLWEVSEKATGVSWNL; encoded by the coding sequence ATGGCAGATTTACAATTTGGAAAAAACGGATGGACACCGGCTCGCATCGGTTCATTAAAAGGAAAAACATACGTTATTACAGGTGCAACAAGTGGTACAGGATTTGAAGCAACTAAAATCCTCGCTTCAAAAGGGGCTAAAGTAGTGACATTAAATCGGAATCCTAAGAAATCAGAAGAATGTATGGGGAAAATAAAAGAAGAACTCGGTGTTGATGTTGATGTCTCATATGTGACCATGGATTTGGGAAATCAAGCTTCGGTTAAGGCGGCAGCAGCAGAAGTTCTTAAAAAGGTAGACCGTATTGATGCACTTCTGTGTAACGGGGCGATTGCTCAAGTACCAGAACAGAAATTTACGGTCGATGGCTTTGAAAGTCAACTTGGTGTGAACTATTATGGTCATTGGACCTTACAGGCTTTACTATTTGACCTGATTGATAAATCTAATGGTCGAATAGTGACTGTAGGGAGTATGGGGTATGATATGGGGATTAAAACCATCAAATTTGATGACATGAATTGGGATAAGGGTTATCAAGGAAATAATGTGTATAGTCAAAGTAAACTGGCGCAAATTATGAGTATCTATGAATTGCAAGACCGCCTGAAAAAAGCAGGTAATACCAATGTTAAGGCTTATGCCTGTCATCCCGGTTCGTCTTCTACGTCATTAATAACAACAAGCGGGAGCTTAGGCATGAGAATTGTATTCGGTTTAATGAAATTGTCACCTATGGTTCAATCAGCAGAAAAAGGTGCATACCCTGAACTCATGTGTGCAACAGAGAGCAATCTAGATGAGAGTGGATTTTATGGTCCTACAGGAAGAGCCAACTGGGTGGGGCCTGTTGGCAACTGTGGTATTAAAGCTCATGCCTTAGATAAGAAAGTATCAAAAAGACTATGGGAAGTCTCGGAAAAGGCAACGGGAGTTAGTTGGAATTTATAA
- a CDS encoding AraC family transcriptional regulator: MSKQKIKQIIENTITEDGMMKTGIKGVHLFRVSDTRLCAPAIYKPTVVAVLNGTKEAVLDGKSFKYDSSKYMCCTMTMPVEAGTPEASPENPLLGVYISLDTKVMTELAIEMQNASGALSKSKSNQPPPGLAYSNWDETFTEALLRLMQLGENPLDTLILGESRLRELYYAVLKGEAGNSAMRAFGIGNEISRSIVYLSSNLDKAITIEDMAEQVGMSRAVFHRKFKQATSMSPIQFAKSMRLNSAAMRMATGMTVNEAAFEVGYISSSQFSREFKRMYGLSPKQWSSSNQLSSELMRRNENYFDEFQQSVT, from the coding sequence ATGAGCAAACAAAAAATAAAACAAATAATCGAAAACACAATAACTGAAGATGGAATGATGAAAACTGGCATCAAAGGTGTACACCTTTTCCGAGTCAGTGACACAAGGCTTTGTGCTCCCGCAATATACAAGCCTACGGTTGTAGCCGTTCTAAACGGAACGAAAGAAGCTGTTTTAGACGGAAAGTCTTTTAAGTATGACAGTAGTAAATACATGTGTTGTACAATGACAATGCCTGTAGAGGCTGGAACACCTGAAGCTTCACCTGAAAATCCGTTACTTGGTGTTTATATCTCCCTTGATACTAAAGTAATGACCGAATTAGCTATTGAAATGCAAAACGCATCGGGTGCCCTAAGTAAGTCTAAAAGCAATCAGCCCCCACCTGGGTTAGCATATTCAAATTGGGATGAAACTTTTACAGAAGCATTACTTCGCCTGATGCAGTTAGGAGAAAATCCATTAGATACTTTAATTCTCGGGGAAAGTAGACTCCGTGAATTATACTATGCCGTTTTGAAAGGAGAAGCCGGTAATTCCGCTATGCGAGCTTTTGGCATAGGCAATGAAATATCAAGATCAATTGTATATTTGTCTTCAAATCTAGATAAAGCAATTACAATCGAAGATATGGCTGAACAAGTTGGAATGAGTAGAGCAGTCTTCCATCGGAAGTTTAAACAGGCAACAAGTATGTCACCCATTCAATTTGCAAAGTCAATGCGCCTCAACAGTGCTGCCATGAGGATGGCAACTGGCATGACAGTAAATGAAGCTGCATTTGAAGTTGGGTATATTAGTTCCTCTCAATTTAGTAGAGAGTTCAAGCGAATGTATGGACTATCACCTAAACAATGGAGTTCATCAAATCAATTATCATCAGAACTGATGCGACGTAATGAAAATTACTTTGATGAATTTCAGCAGTCAGTCACATAA
- a CDS encoding MarR family winged helix-turn-helix transcriptional regulator: MEGNFSQAEIDLKLFRTWMKTTKALTDNAKKDIASHGLTIENFMVLELLYNKGPHYIQEISDKLMVPSGSITYVVNKLEKKELVKRELDEENKRYCRVLLTDKGQVLFDEIFPKHVDMIMENLASLDNSQKEQLKELLKIVGLAAKELSRTTSSEQVE; encoded by the coding sequence GTGGAAGGAAATTTTAGTCAAGCAGAAATCGATTTAAAATTATTCCGGACTTGGATGAAAACAACTAAAGCCCTTACGGATAATGCAAAAAAGGATATTGCTAGTCATGGATTGACGATTGAAAATTTTATGGTGTTAGAATTGCTTTATAACAAAGGGCCACATTATATTCAAGAAATCAGTGACAAGTTAATGGTACCAAGTGGAAGTATCACATATGTCGTCAACAAGCTGGAGAAAAAAGAGTTGGTAAAGCGTGAGCTTGATGAGGAAAATAAACGTTATTGCCGAGTTTTATTAACCGATAAGGGGCAAGTGTTGTTCGACGAAATTTTTCCAAAACATGTCGATATGATTATGGAAAATTTAGCTTCTTTAGATAATAGCCAGAAAGAGCAATTGAAAGAATTGTTGAAAATAGTGGGTTTAGCTGCAAAAGAACTTTCTAGAACAACAAGTAGTGAACAGGTTGAATGA